In Miscanthus floridulus cultivar M001 chromosome 8, ASM1932011v1, whole genome shotgun sequence, the sequence cattcatgtattgttatcttttttatttcaatttagcaagcttcaaatataagaccaatccatatgcaatcccttatgtctcattaattcttacaagcttgctttcacatagaacatgaaaatcccacaataaataagcctttgtatgaattctatttgcattattATCTTGTGCttaaactagattgtttacacaacaacacatcattttaactttcattaagtatctgtgagataacctattacctgtccacacttagcaaactagTTAGtcatttaatcacgttgtcattcaatcatccaaaacccattaaagggctagatgcactttcaattacAGTGAATGAATTTCAAACAAAGCCTTTCTTGCACGGGTGGGTACATTCCCTGGTTCAACAATTCAGGGAGACAAAAATTAACACAAAATCCTGATCAACATAACATTACAGTGAATGAATTTCAAACTTCAGTGTTTGCATGACTCAGAGTAGCTAGAGGCAGGGTAATGCTTTGAACCAGGCGTTCACAAATCGAACAACTCCACATTGCAAGTGGTTGCTCAAAAGGCCTAATTTAGAAATCATCGTCGTCCTCCTCAGCCATGTGCTTAGCCAGTTCTTCCTCCTGCTGAAGCCTCTCTCGGCGCTTCTCAGCACTCTCCTTTTCCTTGTGAGAATTAGGGGGGAACCTCATCGCCTTGACCGCCTCATTGTGCATGTTGAGGCAGAACGCAATCCTGGAGTTGAATGCAATTTGTGGCTCATTTGTCGAGTAGACATCGCCAGTTTCCTTCGAAACCATCCAGCCATTTGCATGATCTATGGTGGCGTCAATTGCACCATCTCTTATGGCCTTGGCTACAATGCTCTCTGCATCAGCAATAGGGTTCTCGGAGTCTAGTCTGAGCTTCTTAGCAATGTCAGCAAGGGAGATCCTTGAGTAAGAAATGCTGATGTTGCGCAGTCCAGTTCGAATGACATTGTGTCGCAGCCTCACAATCAAGTTGCGAGTCCTGTCTGCGCTGAATGTGCTTGCAAATTTGTCTGCGACAGCCCTGAACAATTCAAGGTCCCCAACCCTGACAGCCTGGAGGACACATGTATGATGTAAGTTAAAGTATTTCACCTATTGTACCAGAGTTTATGCATAACCAGTTACTTACATTTGTTAGCTCAAAGTAAGGTGTCAGAGCTTTCTTCATTCCTTTCTGCATGAAAACAGTCCTCTCTGGAATCTCTCCAAGCAGCAGCCTCACTAGGATAGCCCATTTGTTGCACTGAATCCGAAAACCACGGGCTGTTGTTGGTGCCTTACGAGCAGCTTGCAGGAGGCTTTCTTTAGCATCAGTGTACTCCAACTGAATTGTCCTAATTTTGCCCAAGTAGAACAAGTACCGGCAAAACTGCAACAAAAGGAATTTGTAGCATTTGTTTAGAAAGCTTTCCTACAAAATCAATTTTCTGAAGAAAGATATAATACTTCAATCACCAACAGAGCAACCACTAGAAGTCTCTTAGTTACATACATGGTTTGCAAGTGCTAAATCTAAACCATAGTAAATCCAAAAGCTGCATCACAACAAACCGAATAAGCAAATGAATTACTTGTTGATTGGAATGTGCTTCAAAACGAGGTGCCTTTGATCTAAGCTTTTCTGCTTGATCATACAAGTTGTAGTGGAGGTAATTGCGGAGGAGGAGATTGAGTAGTGTTTCCTGCAATCAAGAACCAAATACATACAATCAGGTATGCAGAATTCCACAACATAATAATAGAGCAGTGGCGAGCAGAAAATCAGCATTACCTGGCCAAGCTCGTCACGGTGCAAAGTTGCCATTCTATGTAGAGCAAGCAGATTCCTGAAAGAAAAAACCAAAGCAAATGTAGGAGAGATTGCCAGAATTGGTCCTGGGAGTGAACAATGCGCAAGAATGAAACATTTGACTTACCCACGTATTTCAGCAAGGCTGTTGGTAAGCTCATACACATAAGAGTAATAAAAGTACAGACGAGATGCCAGGACATCAACAGTTCTCCGGTTTAGGTTCTTCAGGCGAGCAATGCTCACATTTGCGCATGCTTTAGCCTTAATTCAAAAGGAAAAATTCAAATTATTACGTTTCACACATCAAACATAAGGAAAATCAGTGGTTCCAGATGTACCTCATCGTATTTCTTCTGATCAATAAGGAAAATCagtacaagcaagtagcaaaatATTTCAATCTCAGGGAGACCATGTTTGATTGAAATCTGAGTTGCCGGAGCCGCAGCATCAACATCCATCTCAGTATCATCTTCCTGAAAGAAATTACAGGTGAATATTAGGAGTTATGAATGTgatattttttaaaaaactcACTCGTTCTTTTACTCTaccatactccctccatcccaaattataagtcattccaactttcttggagagtcagAGCATctttagtttgaccaaatttatatattaaaataataacatttatgataccaaataagtatcattagattcttcattagttatattttcatagtatacctatttgatgtcataaatctttgtaattttctctacaattttggtcaaacttgaaatgcTTTGATTCtccaagaaagttggaatgacttataatttggaacgcagGGAGTACAAAACAGAGTGATGGCATTGTAGATTCTAACAATAAACTACAGAACAGGCAGCAGACATAGCAAAATCTATTTAACAGGGCATGAGCTTCTTCAGTTCTTCACATACAGAAGAATCACAGACAAATTAATAGTCCACCAAATGTAAAAATTCACTATACCATTTTCCAAAATTGTAGGTGTAGCGTAGTTGCACAAAGAAGGAAAACTAAGCTCTGAAGATTCAACTCTAGTAATGACTTTTTAATTCGTCCTCAGCTAAGTGAGAATCTAGGTATATGAAGACAATGAACAAAATTATGAGCACATGTTACTGAGAAGGTAGTGCTTTTGAAAGTTGAAGCCTTGAAGCACAAGAGGTTGAAAATCCAAATGATTGTAAGATCTTCTTACTGCTTACTAATGGTAGATCTAAGAAACTAGCAGTGCCAAACAATTACGATATTCAGGAGAAAAACTAAAGAATGAAAAAAGAACTCTGGACTAGAAGAGCCAAATGCACAGGTGCAAATCATACATAATCCATAGGAATAATGCAAGTGTGTCCAATTGTGACAAGGGAATATATACATGATGGCAAGATTGATTTTTTTTGTCTTACAGTTTAGGCTACATAACAAACGCATAAATAAGGATGCTAGAAgtgcagcatgaatgcataactAGCTCATTCAGATGAAGAGTAAAGTAACAGCATAGGAGAAAACTTGTATGCCTTCCATCAACTATAATCAACATGGGAAAACCAAATTGTGCAGTGACAAATCAATATTCATGATAGTGTGATCAATAATTCAATATGCAAGGCACCATACAAGTATGTTAAACCTAGGATACAGCGATATATTAGCAGCATCAGTAACATCCTTACACGATGAGGCCCAGGCGTAACAAAATCTGGCGAGTACCAAACTCTAGCTTCTCTAATCCAATCTGCGATACCTTAACAGCAGATAGCCGAGAAGCGAATTTTACCTTGGGCACGAGGGCGGTGAGGCGTCCATAGGCTTCGGAGGATGCGGGGAGCGCGAAGGCGAGGAAGGCGGAGACGTCCCgcgcggcgaggcggcggcggagcgcgACGGTGAGGCGGAAGGCGCGGGAGATCCGGCGGACCTCCTTGGACAGAGAGCCGGCCTCGATCACGGTCGCGATCTCCTTCAGATCTGACACAAGCGCCGCTTCAGCAACACCGAATCTTAGGAATTTCGCGGTCGCGGAGACGATAGATGGATAACTCTAGGGTTTTGGGCGAGGGGAAGAAAGGAGTGGGGGAGCTTACGGTGCAGTGTGGAGAgcgccggcgccgcggcggcgggagCTGGGGCCGCAGGCTGGGGCTCCGAGTCGTTCATCTGCACGTCTTCCGGCATCGTgtcggtggcggcggctgcggcggcgaggtGCGGAACTGCTCGAGTAGGAGAGGATTTTGTGGCGTGGTGGCGGATCGGTGAGGAGAGCAATATGGAGCCTTTTGCTTCCCCGGCTCAAGAAGGTCGCTTCCGGGTTCGGTTACCTTCCGTCACCGCTTTGTTGTGTCCAGCTCCACTTGGAATCGGAAACCCAGCAGCCCTGCAGCCGCCGTTTGTGGGCTGCCTGCTATTCGTCCTTGTTGGGCCTGGGAATTAGGATGGCTAAATGGGCAGTCCAGAAACGTGTCAGCCCGTGGTCCGTGGGCTTTCTATCATCTCCAAATGAGAGTACTGGCCTTTTGTGTGGTTATTGACTTTTCCCCCCTCGTAGCTGCAGCTTGGAAAATTGGTAATGTAGATTTTTATAGTAGCAAACTGTAGATTTGAGGGGTAATTTTTTTAATAATGATAAAGTTAGATAATTTAGATGTAAACTTAAGTGGCAATTAAATTATCTATTACAATAGTATACTccatctattctaaattatatcTGAGTGCATAGCAAAACCTATAAACCTAGAAAATCCAAAAtgccttataatttggaatataaGGAGTAGATGTGGGCCATGCAAAACTGCAAATCTAGAGGGTTACTTTAGGTTATCTTTCATAATATTACAACCATAAATACGGATAATCTAGATGCCGGGGTTACTTTTACTTTGTTTCATAAAATGGTGGAGGTGGGTAGCTTTTCTAGAAAACAAAATATAGTTTTTGTTATAATTCTATaacttctcttttcttttcttagcTATACGtggagggactccaataagaaacCTCGAGTCTATCAATCCCTCCTCCCGCATGGGTTAGAATCTTAGGAGGTATACGGATCACGTGCTAATGTCGAATACCGATAACTATTTTACTTACATTAATTTTCAAGTTTTTTCTCTGTTCTTTTTCTAGCATGATAGACATGAGATACTAATATACTATGTAATCTTTTTATGAAATTGCAATAAACCTACCAATTACTGATCTATATGTTTCTTTCATACATATCAATGGTTCTTTTGCCTTTGCATGGCATGTTTGTGTAtctttgatatgcatttagtaAAATTTTTAGCTTAAACTATGATGCCACTTGTTGTAGTGTCTCATAATGTCATGAATCTAGGTTTAATATTTTCAGATTTTGAATCttattcaccctgttcgcttgttggtttcagtcaagcttattcaaccagccaacagtgtttttctctcacaacaaaccagcaccagccagcccaaaccagcccataAACCAACCGGCGAACACGCCGATTCGTTGCTATAGGTTGTTTGAAACATCTTGctcagggccttgtttagattgcaagttttttcactctctctccatcacatcaaatctttggacacatgtatggagtattaaatgtagataaaaaaaataactaattacacagtttgattgtaaattacgagacgaatcttttgagcctagttaggccatgattggacaataattgtcaaatatgaacgaaagtgctacagtgccaaatactgattcctaaccccaatctaaacgaggcccagcTATACCTCTCGCCAAAGTAGAGGGATGGGATGGGATTCATTGCGTGTGCGAGCTGGGATGAGAAGAGATAAAAGACCGCAGGTTCTGCCACATGGTCCCAGGCGGTCAGAGAAACAAGAGAGAGACGGTAGCCTTTGCTGGTGGGCTGTCATCTGAAGGTTTGTTGGCCAGCCCAAACTGATGGGAAGCGCGGGCCGCTGCgggaaaaggaaaacaaaatgggCCGAGTCCAGAAGCAAATGATCTCAGGCCAGAGACAAAGTTTGCGTAGGTAAACTAAAAAAACTAGAACCTTTATATTTTCTGAAACTtcagaaaaaacaaacaaaaacagCATGTTTTGGAGGTTACTATCATGCGGATTCTAGGCCTTTGATTGTTGGGGGCGCCTGTGCTCTGCCGTCCAATCTGAGAAGGGCCTCCGCACTTGGTGGGCCTGGTTCTGGTCCGTCCGCAAAGCGTGAGAAGAAAAGGTGGCGCTGTACCGAGCCGAGGCAACGGCAGCGCATGCACACCGCAATGAAATCTGGCCGGAAGTGGATTTTGTATTCCTTTTTTTAAATTTCTGAAGAATCTGTGAACAATTCAATATATATTTCTCTGATGTCTGGAATCCATAGAaaaatttgtaattttttttaaaaaatttggcatatatttgtgTTATCTCCAAATTACACTACTCTTTCTAAGAAATTACACCGAAGTAATCAttataaatatagtaataagacgGTGTAAATATAGTTATAAGACAGTGTAAGTGTATGAGAAAAATCTGGTTGTTAGAAGAGACTAAAACAACCGGTTGGTGGCTAGACAGATTCAACAAAAACATGAAAATATTTTTGAAGCATAGATACAAAAATTTTAAATGTGTCATGATGCACCAAACAAATTTATAAACATATGGTTTTTCATTTGACTTTAGAATTTTTTTTCCTTAACGAAAATTAATTTTGTTTCCAAGCTCGTTATCAAAGGTTGGCAAAATTTTAGAAGAAAATATTGTTGTGTTGCCCAATCACGTCTCaggatccaaaaaaaattgaaGTGTAACAAATAATATGACTAATTCTTCTTCCAATGCAGTTCCACGATATTGAAAGTTAGATAGTATACTTTTTCAATGGAGTAGTACTAGAAGATATTGGTGCAATTGTGCCATCTTCCGGCAATCGGACGTAACTAGCCGCAATTAGTTTGGCTGTCCACAACAATGAACATCAACATTTTTCACGGATGGAGCTACCACTAAATTTTGCGTCTTGGAGCACGTGTGGTGTGGGTGTGCAAACAACACATGCTTCTGTCACCAGCCGGTAGAGTACAGCATATAGTCGTATCATATACACAAATGGTCATAaaaaaatctcaatcacctctaTACATATTTACATCCCcatcgtgtgtgtgtgtgtgtcagtGTGAGCCACGTACTGTATCTGTACACGCGTGCCCAAcacgaagaaaaaaaaaacccagaAAAATCAAGGTATGCAAGAAAAGAACAACCAAGGTGTCCTGCTACTAGCCTAGTATACTCTGCTCCTGGTCCGGGACACGTGTGATGTGCAGGCGCACGGTCGCCGAAAGACACCCTGACGAAACGCGCGCGCCCGCAGAGGCCTAGACCGCGCGTCGACACAGCGGGCACGACGCGTGCCGGAGCAGCCAGACGTCGATGCACGGCAGGTGGAACGTGTGCCCGCACTCCGGCAGGCTCCGCGCCGTCTCGCCGGCCTCGAAGTCCTGAAGGCAGACGGAGCAGCCGATGGGCTCCCCGGAGGCGTCCGCGACGGTGCACTCGGTGAAGGCCGTGACGGGGAGCGCCGCGATGGCGGCGGCCGGCATgcccttggcggcggcggcgccagtcTCGAACATGTCCGCCAGTGTCGGCGACGCCATGTCGTCCCCCGAGTCCGCGGCGTTCATCTGCGCGGCCGATCGAGAACACGTTAGCTTGGGCTGGAGACCTGAGAGCCTTGTCGATCGACATGATGATACTGAACTGTGAGAAGATCGTTTGTGCTTACCTGGCTGTCGACGGCGCTCAGCACGGCGGGGTCCACCTTCTCGCGTACCAGGCGGCCAGTCAGTAGGCTCCAGAGGACATCAAGCTGAAACATTTAGCACAAATTGTTTACTAAGAGATTGGATTGGATATGAAATGGCGAAACTGATTGATTATTCGGGTGCTTATTGCGCTAGGTGGTCACCAGTGCAGTTACTTACCACGTATAGGACGCTCCAGATCCCGGACTCGTCGGAGCGCCAGATGGCGACGGAGGAGTCGACGACCTCCATGGACACGACGGCGCCCGAGATGGCCCCGATGCCGGCGCCGCGCACCAGGCCGCTCTCCGTGGCGAGCCCGATCAGCGCGCCCGTGACGGCCCCGAGAACCATGCccactgcaacaaaccaacatgGCAACAGAAGAATCAGTAGCGGTAACACGCGACGACGGAGGAAGGAGACGCAGTGAGCACATGAATCGAACCGAACCGATCGATCAAACGAAACAGAGGCAAGTCGAAAATCTATCCACCGACCTGCCGCGAAGACGAAGGTGAGCAGGCTGCGGACCACCGCGCCGGCGACGCGCGCCGGCAGGCGGGAGATGCCCCTGCCGCCGCGCGACCtggacgacgacggcgcgggaGAGAAcgacgcgctggcggcgccgaAGAACGAGGCCGCTTCCATGTCCATGACGATTGCTCGCTCGTTTGTCGGTGCGCGCGCAGGCAGAGGACACGAAAGGGGAAGAAGACCTGACGGTGGGAGCTCCGGCTTAGTCGTAGCAGAGCAGATGACACAGCAGCAGACGAGGAGGACTTTGCGGACGGACCTTTTGTGACGCGCCGCGTTTGGAAATTTATAGGTTGTTCTGGTGGACGCGTTGTTCTTGCTGGAGACTTTGGTGCCCCCCGGCGACTGTGGACGTGGTGACCATTGGCTCGCGTCGCGTCGCCCACGGCTGCGCTCGGCTCGCCAGGTCAGCCGTGAGCCCGCGGCTGCTTTCGCAGGTGCGTCTGACGTGGAGAGCCTCGCTGGCGGTG encodes:
- the LOC136477041 gene encoding NEP1-interacting protein-like 1, producing the protein MDMEAASFFGAASASFSPAPSSSRSRGGRGISRLPARVAGAVVRSLLTFVFAAVGMVLGAVTGALIGLATESGLVRGAGIGAISGAVVSMEVVDSSVAIWRSDESGIWSVLYVLDVLWSLLTGRLVREKVDPAVLSAVDSQMNAADSGDDMASPTLADMFETGAAAAKGMPAAAIAALPVTAFTECTVADASGEPIGCSVCLQDFEAGETARSLPECGHTFHLPCIDVWLLRHASCPLCRRAV
- the LOC136477039 gene encoding probable 26S proteasome non-ATPase regulatory subunit 3 isoform X2; this encodes MPEDVQMNDSEPQPAAPAPAAAAPALSTLHHLKEIATVIEAGSLSKEVRRISRAFRLTVALRRRLAARDVSAFLAFALPASSEAYGRLTALVPKEDDTEMDVDAAAPATQISIKHGLPEIEIFCYLLVLIFLIDQKKYDEAKACANVSIARLKNLNRRTVDVLASRLYFYYSYVYELTNSLAEIRGNLLALHRMATLHRDELGQETLLNLLLRNYLHYNLYDQAEKLRSKAPRFEAHSNQQFCRYLFYLGKIRTIQLEYTDAKESLLQAARKAPTTARGFRIQCNKWAILVRLLLGEIPERTVFMQKGMKKALTPYFELTNAVRVGDLELFRAVADKFASTFSADRTRNLIVRLRHNVIRTGLRNISISYSRISLADIAKKLRLDSENPIADAESIVAKAIRDGAIDATIDHANGWMVSKETGDVYSTNEPQIAFNSRIAFCLNMHNEAVKAMRFPPNSHKEKESAEKRRERLQQEEELAKHMAEEDDDDF
- the LOC136477039 gene encoding probable 26S proteasome non-ATPase regulatory subunit 3 isoform X1, which gives rise to MPEDVQMNDSEPQPAAPAPAAAAPALSTLHPALVSDLKEIATVIEAGSLSKEVRRISRAFRLTVALRRRLAARDVSAFLAFALPASSEAYGRLTALVPKEDDTEMDVDAAAPATQISIKHGLPEIEIFCYLLVLIFLIDQKKYDEAKACANVSIARLKNLNRRTVDVLASRLYFYYSYVYELTNSLAEIRGNLLALHRMATLHRDELGQETLLNLLLRNYLHYNLYDQAEKLRSKAPRFEAHSNQQFCRYLFYLGKIRTIQLEYTDAKESLLQAARKAPTTARGFRIQCNKWAILVRLLLGEIPERTVFMQKGMKKALTPYFELTNAVRVGDLELFRAVADKFASTFSADRTRNLIVRLRHNVIRTGLRNISISYSRISLADIAKKLRLDSENPIADAESIVAKAIRDGAIDATIDHANGWMVSKETGDVYSTNEPQIAFNSRIAFCLNMHNEAVKAMRFPPNSHKEKESAEKRRERLQQEEELAKHMAEEDDDDF